The Synergistetes bacterium HGW-Synergistetes-1 genome contains the following window.
CCTTGCTGTTTTATTTGTCAGAAATTTCATTTCCTCTTGACAAAAATTTATTATGGAATAACAATATTCGTCGTTAGTATCAAAAAATTGTTACGCAGATAATTTTTTGATATTATCGTCAAAACACACCTTTATGCAACAAAATCTTACTGATCACCAAACAAAAAAATCTCTATGGGATTCTGCGAACAAGCACAAGGAGGGAGAGAGGGCATGGAACTGATACAGAAACACCCGATACTTGAGTTCCATCACGGCAAGGAAGTAACGTTCACATTTGACGGCA
Protein-coding sequences here:
- a CDS encoding pyridine nucleotide-disulfide oxidoreductase; this encodes MELIQKHPILEFHHGKEVTFTFDG